A stretch of Planctomycetota bacterium DNA encodes these proteins:
- a CDS encoding carbon dioxide concentrating mechanism protein CcmL: protein MRLAWVMGNLTLSQRDAQLRAGSYLICEAVDAAGLDDLSHFKPRKSPMPESLIVYDRYGAGVGSLIAFTEGGEAASPFYPDDVPCDAYCAAIIDRVTV from the coding sequence ATGCGTCTAGCTTGGGTCATGGGCAATCTGACGCTCAGTCAGCGCGATGCGCAGCTTCGTGCCGGCAGCTATCTGATCTGCGAAGCCGTCGACGCCGCGGGGCTTGACGATCTTTCGCACTTCAAGCCGCGCAAAAGTCCGATGCCCGAATCGCTCATCGTCTACGACCGCTACGGGGCCGGCGTCGGCTCCCTGATCGCCTTCACCGAAGGCGGCGAAGCGGCCAGTCCGTTCTACCCCGACGACGTCCCGTGTGATGCCTACTGCGCGGCGATCATCGACCGCGTCACCGTATAA
- a CDS encoding class II aldolase/adducin family protein has product MAEQIYKIKQQMCEIGQRIWQRGYCAGNEGNHSVRIDANRVLTTPTGISKGMLTPEMICLVDMEGKQIDTNNKYKRTSEVLVHLAIYKKRPDVKAVIHSHPPHATAFAIAQIPLPEGIHPEAEVFLGRVPTAPYATPSKQDLPDSIIPLIGAQTNTVLMGNHGSVSFSHSLMDTYYKLEILDAYCRILILTKQLGHANVLNPQQMTELLEVKKKFGLPDDRLKCSPAGCVGEAAQPFLATFEARPATAVCHCDGGKVEASSTTSTLTDAAFEAMVQTITDQIMTSAH; this is encoded by the coding sequence ATGGCCGAACAGATCTACAAAATCAAGCAGCAAATGTGCGAGATCGGACAGCGCATCTGGCAGCGCGGCTACTGCGCCGGCAACGAAGGCAATCACTCGGTGCGCATCGACGCCAATCGCGTGCTCACCACGCCGACCGGCATCTCCAAGGGCATGCTCACGCCCGAAATGATCTGCCTCGTCGACATGGAAGGCAAGCAGATCGACACGAACAACAAGTACAAGCGCACCAGCGAAGTGCTCGTGCACCTGGCGATCTACAAGAAACGCCCCGATGTGAAGGCCGTCATTCACTCGCATCCGCCGCATGCCACCGCCTTCGCCATCGCGCAGATTCCGCTGCCCGAAGGTATTCACCCCGAGGCCGAAGTGTTCCTCGGCCGCGTGCCGACGGCGCCGTACGCCACGCCCAGCAAGCAGGACCTGCCCGACTCCATCATCCCGCTCATCGGCGCGCAGACGAACACCGTCCTGATGGGCAACCACGGCTCCGTGAGCTTCTCGCATTCGCTCATGGACACCTACTACAAACTCGAAATCCTCGATGCCTACTGCCGCATCCTCATCCTGACCAAACAGCTTGGTCACGCCAATGTGCTCAACCCGCAGCAGATGACCGAACTGCTCGAAGTCAAAAAGAAGTTCGGCCTGCCCGACGATCGCCTCAAGTGCAGCCCCGCCGGTTGCGTCGGCGAAGCGGCCCAGCCGTTCCTCGCGACGTTCGAGGCGCGCCCCGCCACGGCCGTGTGCCACTGCGACGGCGGCAAGGTCGAAGCGTCCAGCACCACCAGCACGCTCACCGATGCGGCCTTCGAAGCCATGGTGCAGACCATCACCGACCAGATCATGACCAGCGCCCACTGA
- a CDS encoding ethanolamine utilization protein EutN has protein sequence MQLALVKGRATSTVKHASLDGKKLLIVLQLDAAGKPGGDPLLVIDAMGAGVGEVVLISSDGKGVRERIKDNTTPVRWFTIGLVDGGETLVKSH, from the coding sequence ATGCAGCTTGCTCTCGTCAAAGGCCGCGCGACCAGCACCGTCAAGCACGCTTCGCTTGACGGCAAGAAGCTGCTCATCGTGCTCCAGCTCGACGCGGCGGGAAAACCCGGCGGCGATCCGCTGCTGGTCATCGATGCGATGGGCGCCGGCGTGGGCGAAGTCGTCCTCATCAGCTCCGACGGCAAAGGCGTCCGCGAACGCATCAAGGACAACACCACCCCCGTCCGCTGGTTCACCATCGGACTCGTCGACGGCGGCGAAACACTTGTGAAGAGTCATTGA
- a CDS encoding aldehyde dehydrogenase family protein, whose product MGISDMDQATLVEAVVKQVMAQLGKSGAASSPKTAAGAFGIYSDVNAAVEAATRSHRQLVAADLQTRRDICTMLREIPKKNAAEWGRIELEETKVGRLDHKIAKLELLVKIPGVEYLQTIAHSGDQGVSLDEFAPWGVIGCVTPVTHSIPTLTANAINMIAAGNSMVVNAHPSGYKCAAMAVQTYNRAIADRFGISDLICVIDPPTLRSAEEIFQHPDIPMLVVTGGPAVARAAMKQAKRAIVAGPGNPPVVIDETADLDNAAKSIIAGGGFDNNLLCIGEKEVFVVNSVFDAVMDAMSRNGAVRLNNGQVDRLTKAAFAWKDDHYAVQKELVGKGCAELAAAAGTSCGKNVDLLYGETDESNPFVPEEQMMPFVPFVRVRDVDEAIRLAVKHEHGFGHTAIIHSNNLANITKMGRACNTTIFVVNGPCTAGLGLGGEGYPSFSIATPTGEGITNPLTFTRFRRAAISGSLRVI is encoded by the coding sequence ATGGGAATCAGCGACATGGACCAGGCGACACTCGTCGAAGCAGTAGTCAAGCAAGTGATGGCCCAGCTCGGCAAATCCGGCGCGGCCTCATCGCCCAAAACCGCCGCCGGCGCATTCGGCATCTACAGCGATGTGAACGCCGCCGTCGAAGCGGCGACGCGCTCGCATCGCCAGCTCGTCGCCGCCGATCTTCAGACGCGGCGCGACATCTGCACGATGCTCCGCGAGATTCCCAAGAAGAACGCCGCCGAGTGGGGCCGCATCGAGCTGGAGGAAACGAAAGTCGGCCGGCTCGATCACAAGATCGCCAAGCTCGAACTGCTCGTGAAAATCCCCGGCGTCGAGTATCTGCAAACGATCGCGCACAGCGGCGATCAGGGCGTCAGTCTCGATGAATTCGCCCCGTGGGGCGTCATCGGCTGCGTCACGCCCGTGACCCATTCGATCCCGACGCTGACCGCCAACGCCATCAACATGATCGCCGCCGGAAATTCGATGGTCGTCAACGCCCATCCATCGGGCTACAAGTGCGCCGCCATGGCCGTGCAGACCTACAACCGCGCGATCGCCGACCGCTTCGGCATCAGCGATCTGATCTGCGTGATCGATCCGCCGACGCTCCGCAGCGCCGAAGAAATCTTCCAGCACCCGGACATTCCGATGCTCGTCGTGACGGGCGGACCGGCGGTGGCGCGGGCGGCGATGAAACAGGCCAAGCGCGCGATCGTCGCTGGGCCGGGCAATCCGCCGGTCGTCATCGACGAAACCGCCGACCTGGACAACGCGGCCAAGTCGATCATCGCCGGCGGCGGGTTCGACAACAATCTGCTGTGCATCGGCGAAAAGGAAGTCTTCGTCGTCAATAGCGTGTTCGACGCCGTGATGGACGCCATGTCGCGCAACGGCGCGGTGCGGCTCAACAACGGGCAGGTCGATCGGCTCACCAAGGCGGCGTTCGCATGGAAGGATGATCACTACGCGGTGCAGAAGGAACTCGTCGGCAAGGGCTGCGCGGAACTCGCCGCTGCGGCGGGGACAAGCTGCGGCAAGAACGTGGACCTGCTCTACGGCGAGACGGACGAGAGCAATCCGTTCGTGCCGGAGGAGCAGATGATGCCCTTCGTGCCGTTCGTGCGCGTCCGCGATGTCGACGAGGCGATTCGTCTGGCGGTCAAGCACGAGCACGGGTTCGGCCACACCGCGATCATTCACTCCAACAATCTCGCGAACATCACGAAGATGGGCCGCGCATGCAACACGACGATCTTCGTCGTCAACGGCCCGTGCACCGCCGGCCTGGGCCTCGGCGGCGAGGGCTACCCCAGCTTCTCCATCGCCACGCCGACCGGCGAAGGCATCACCAATCCGCTGACCTTCACACGCTTCCGTCGCGCCGCGATCAGCGGGTCGCTGCGTGTGATTTGA